A genomic window from Streptomyces mirabilis includes:
- a CDS encoding GtrA family protein, producing the protein MVKFGAVGGSGIAVNFLVFNLLLHGLKWAPMAATVIASCVAMGSNYLGFRFFAYRDRASRTRRQIALFFAFSGIGVIMESALFYVGYHGLGMDTPLGSNLAKALSIVLASAFRFLVYRTWVFEQVKHSR; encoded by the coding sequence GTGGTGAAGTTCGGAGCCGTCGGCGGTAGCGGTATCGCAGTCAACTTCCTGGTCTTCAACCTTCTCCTGCACGGTCTGAAGTGGGCCCCGATGGCCGCCACGGTCATCGCCAGCTGTGTCGCCATGGGCAGCAACTACCTCGGCTTCCGCTTCTTCGCCTACCGTGACCGGGCCTCGCGCACCCGGCGCCAGATCGCCCTGTTCTTCGCCTTCAGCGGCATCGGCGTCATCATGGAGAGTGCGCTGTTCTACGTCGGTTACCACGGTCTGGGCATGGACACCCCGCTCGGATCCAACCTGGCCAAGGCGCTGTCGATCGTGCTGGCCTCGGCGTTCCGTTTCCTCGTGTACCGCACCTGGGTGTTCGAACAGGTGAAACACAGCCGCTAG
- a CDS encoding NAD-glutamate dehydrogenase has translation MQTKLDEAKAELLERAARVAENSPVGGHLPTGTTSEGTPDKDTVLAFLQRYYLHTAPEDLTDRDPVDVFGAAFSHYRLAENRPQGTANVRVHTPTVEENGWTCSHSVVEVVTDDMPFLVDSVTNELSRQSRGIHVVIHPQFVVRRDLTGELIEVLPDRPTIEGLPHDAHVESWIHVEIDRETDRADLKQITADLLRVLSDVREAVEDWEKMRDAALRIAEELPTEPTADDLRDQEVEEARELLRWLSDDHFTFLGFREYELRDDDSLAAVPGTGLGILRSDPQHGGDDSHPVSPSFERLPADARAKAREHKLLVLTKANSRATVHRPSYLDYIGVKKFDAEGNVVGERRFLGLFSSAAYTESVRRVPVVRRKVEEVLKGAGFSPNSHDGRDLLQILETYPRDELFQTPADELRSIVTSVLYLQERRRLRLYLRQDEYGRYYSALVYLPRDRYTTGVRLRIIDILKEELNGTSVDFTAWNTESILSRLHFVVRVPQGTELTQLSDADKDRLEVRLVEAARSWADGFAEALNAECGEERAAELLRRYGSAFPEGYKADHTPRAAVADLVHLEKLARDRSKDFALSLYEPVGAGPGERRFKIYRTGEQVSLSAVLPALNRMGVEVTDERPYELRCSDRTTAWIYDFGLRLPKSLNGNGDYLGDDGRERFQEAFAATWTGEAENDGFNALVLSAGLSWRQAMVLRAYAKYLRQAGSTFSQDYMEDTLRNNVHTTRLLVSLFEARMSPERQHAGVELTDALMEELDAALDQVASLDEDRILRSFLTLIKATLRTNFFQEALGGKPHEYVSMKFDPQAIPDLPAPRPAYEIWVYSPKVEGVHLRFGKVARGGLRWSDRREDFRTEILGLVKAQMVKNTVIVPVGAKGGFVAKQLPDPSVDRDAWLAEGIRSYRTFISALLDITDNLVAGAVVPPVDVVRHDGEDTYLVVAADKGTATFSDIANEVAESYNFWLGDAFASGGSAGYDHKKMGITARGAWESVKRHFRELGVNTQTEDFTVVGVGDMSGDVFGNGMLLSEHIRVVAAFDHRHIFLDPTPDAETSYAERRRLFELPRSSWADYNTELISAGGGVFPRTAKAIPVNAHVREALGIEAGVMKMTPADLMKAILRAPVDLLWNGGIGTYVKSSAESHADVGDKANDAIRVDGADLRVKVVGEGGNLGLTQLGRIEFAQHGGKINTDAIDNSAGVDTSDHEVNIKILLNAVVSNGDLTVKQRNKLLAEMTDEVGALVLRNNYAQNVAIANALAQSPSMLHAQQRFLRFLVREGHLDRALEFLPNERQIRERLNSGQGLTGPETAVLLAYTKITVSDELLATSLPDDPYLQSLLFAYFPTALREKFREQIEAHALRREIVTTVLVNDTVNTGGTSFLHRLREETGASLEEIVRAQTAARAIFESSKVWDAVEALDNVVAADVQTRIRLHSRRLVERGTRWLLNNRPQPLQLAENISFFREGVAQVWGELPKLLRGADLEWYQQIFEELTGAGVPEELATHVAGFSSAFPTLDIVAVADRTGKNPMSVAEVYYDLADRLNITQLMDRIIELPRADRWQSMARASIREDLYAAHAALTADVLAVGNGTSTPEQRFKAWEEKNAAILGRARTTLEEIQTSDSFDLANLSVAMRTMRTLLRTHS, from the coding sequence ATGCAGACCAAGCTGGACGAAGCCAAGGCCGAGCTGCTCGAGAGGGCTGCCCGGGTAGCTGAGAACAGCCCGGTCGGGGGGCACCTACCGACTGGGACGACGAGCGAGGGCACTCCGGACAAGGACACCGTGCTCGCGTTCCTCCAGCGCTACTACCTGCACACCGCACCGGAGGACCTGACCGACCGCGACCCGGTCGATGTCTTCGGAGCCGCCTTCTCCCACTACCGACTGGCCGAGAACCGCCCCCAGGGCACGGCCAACGTCCGAGTGCACACGCCCACCGTCGAGGAGAACGGCTGGACCTGCAGCCACTCCGTCGTCGAGGTCGTGACCGACGACATGCCCTTCCTCGTCGACTCGGTCACCAACGAGCTGTCCCGCCAGAGCCGCGGCATCCACGTCGTCATCCACCCGCAGTTCGTCGTACGGCGCGATCTGACCGGCGAACTCATCGAGGTGCTGCCCGACCGCCCCACCATCGAGGGACTGCCGCACGACGCGCACGTCGAGTCCTGGATCCACGTCGAGATCGACCGTGAGACCGACCGCGCCGACCTGAAGCAGATCACCGCCGATCTGCTGCGCGTCCTGTCCGACGTCCGCGAGGCCGTCGAGGACTGGGAGAAGATGCGTGACGCCGCGCTGCGCATCGCCGAGGAACTGCCTACCGAGCCGACCGCCGACGACCTGCGCGACCAGGAGGTCGAGGAGGCCCGTGAGCTGCTGCGCTGGCTCTCGGACGACCACTTCACCTTCCTGGGGTTCCGCGAGTACGAGCTGCGCGACGACGACTCGCTGGCCGCCGTCCCCGGCACCGGACTCGGCATCCTGCGCTCCGACCCGCAGCACGGCGGTGACGACAGTCACCCGGTCAGCCCGTCCTTCGAGCGGCTGCCCGCCGACGCCCGCGCCAAGGCCCGTGAGCACAAGCTGCTCGTCCTCACCAAGGCCAACAGCCGCGCCACCGTGCACCGGCCGTCCTACCTCGACTACATCGGTGTGAAGAAGTTCGACGCCGAGGGCAACGTCGTCGGCGAGCGGCGCTTCCTGGGCCTGTTCTCCTCGGCCGCGTACACCGAGTCCGTGCGCCGTGTCCCCGTGGTCCGCCGCAAGGTCGAGGAGGTCCTCAAGGGCGCGGGCTTCTCGCCCAACAGCCACGACGGGCGCGACCTGCTCCAGATCCTGGAGACCTACCCCCGCGACGAGCTCTTCCAGACGCCCGCCGACGAGCTGCGTTCGATCGTCACCAGCGTCCTCTACCTCCAGGAACGGCGCCGGTTGCGCCTCTACCTGCGCCAGGACGAGTACGGCCGCTACTACTCGGCCCTCGTCTACCTCCCGCGCGACCGCTACACCACCGGGGTGCGCCTCAGGATCATCGACATCCTGAAGGAGGAGCTGAACGGCACCAGCGTCGACTTCACCGCCTGGAACACCGAGTCGATCCTCTCCCGACTGCACTTCGTGGTCCGGGTCCCGCAGGGCACCGAACTGACACAGCTCAGCGACGCCGACAAGGACAGGCTCGAGGTGCGGCTCGTCGAGGCCGCCCGCTCCTGGGCCGACGGTTTCGCCGAGGCGCTGAACGCCGAGTGCGGCGAGGAGCGCGCGGCCGAGCTGCTGCGCCGCTACGGCAGCGCCTTCCCCGAGGGCTACAAGGCCGACCACACCCCGCGTGCCGCGGTCGCCGACCTGGTCCACCTGGAGAAGCTCGCCCGCGACCGCAGCAAGGACTTCGCGCTCAGCCTGTACGAGCCGGTCGGCGCCGGTCCCGGCGAGCGTCGCTTCAAGATCTACCGCACCGGCGAGCAGGTCTCCCTCTCGGCGGTCCTGCCGGCCCTCAACCGCATGGGCGTCGAGGTCACCGACGAGCGCCCGTACGAGCTGCGCTGCTCGGACCGTACGACGGCCTGGATCTACGACTTCGGGCTGCGCCTGCCCAAGTCCCTGAACGGCAACGGCGACTACCTCGGCGACGACGGCCGTGAGCGCTTCCAGGAGGCCTTCGCCGCCACCTGGACCGGCGAGGCCGAGAACGACGGCTTCAACGCCCTCGTGCTGAGCGCCGGGCTGTCCTGGCGGCAGGCGATGGTGCTGCGCGCGTACGCCAAGTACCTGCGCCAGGCGGGCTCCACCTTCAGCCAGGACTACATGGAGGACACCCTCCGAAACAATGTCCACACCACCCGGCTGCTGGTCTCGCTCTTCGAGGCGCGGATGTCGCCGGAGCGCCAGCACGCGGGTGTCGAGCTGACCGACGCGCTGATGGAGGAGCTGGACGCCGCTCTCGACCAGGTGGCCAGCCTGGACGAGGACCGGATCCTGCGCTCCTTCCTCACCCTCATCAAGGCGACCCTGCGCACCAACTTCTTCCAGGAGGCGCTGGGCGGCAAGCCGCACGAGTACGTCTCCATGAAGTTCGACCCGCAGGCCATTCCGGACCTGCCGGCGCCGCGACCGGCGTACGAGATCTGGGTGTACTCGCCGAAGGTGGAGGGCGTGCACCTGCGCTTCGGCAAGGTCGCGCGCGGTGGTCTGCGCTGGTCCGACCGGCGTGAGGACTTCCGGACGGAGATCCTGGGCCTGGTCAAGGCGCAGATGGTGAAGAACACCGTCATCGTGCCCGTCGGCGCCAAGGGCGGCTTCGTCGCCAAGCAGCTGCCCGACCCGTCCGTGGACCGCGACGCCTGGCTCGCGGAGGGCATCCGCAGCTACCGGACCTTCATCTCGGCGCTGCTCGACATCACCGACAACCTGGTCGCCGGTGCGGTCGTGCCCCCGGTGGACGTGGTCCGGCACGACGGGGAGGACACCTATCTCGTCGTCGCCGCCGACAAGGGCACCGCGACCTTCTCCGACATCGCCAACGAGGTCGCCGAGAGCTACAACTTCTGGCTCGGGGACGCCTTCGCCTCCGGCGGCTCGGCCGGATACGACCACAAGAAGATGGGCATCACCGCGCGCGGTGCCTGGGAGTCCGTGAAGCGGCACTTCCGGGAGCTGGGCGTCAACACCCAGACCGAGGACTTCACCGTCGTCGGCGTCGGTGACATGTCCGGTGACGTGTTCGGCAACGGCATGCTGCTCTCCGAGCACATCCGCGTGGTCGCCGCCTTCGACCACCGGCACATCTTCCTCGACCCGACCCCGGACGCGGAGACCTCGTACGCCGAGCGGCGGCGCCTCTTCGAGCTGCCGCGCTCGTCCTGGGCCGACTACAACACCGAGCTGATCTCGGCCGGCGGCGGGGTCTTCCCGCGGACCGCGAAGGCGATCCCGGTCAACGCGCACGTCCGCGAGGCGCTCGGCATCGAGGCCGGTGTCATGAAGATGACCCCGGCCGACCTGATGAAGGCGATCCTGCGGGCGCCGGTCGACCTGTTGTGGAACGGCGGCATCGGTACGTACGTCAAGTCGTCCGCCGAGTCCCACGCGGACGTCGGCGACAAGGCCAACGACGCCATCCGCGTCGACGGCGCCGACCTGCGCGTCAAGGTCGTCGGCGAGGGCGGCAACCTCGGTCTGACCCAGCTGGGCCGGATCGAGTTCGCGCAGCACGGCGGCAAGATCAACACCGACGCGATCGACAACAGCGCGGGCGTGGACACCTCCGACCACGAGGTGAACATCAAGATCCTGCTCAACGCGGTCGTGAGCAACGGCGATCTGACGGTCAAGCAGCGCAACAAGCTGCTCGCCGAGATGACCGACGAGGTCGGCGCCCTGGTCCTGCGCAACAACTACGCGCAGAACGTGGCGATCGCCAACGCGCTGGCCCAGTCGCCGAGCATGCTCCACGCCCAGCAGCGCTTCCTGCGCTTCCTGGTCAGGGAGGGCCACCTCGACCGGGCGCTGGAGTTCCTGCCCAACGAGCGGCAGATCCGTGAGCGGCTCAACTCCGGGCAGGGTTTGACCGGTCCGGAGACGGCCGTGCTCCTCGCGTACACGAAGATCACGGTCTCCGACGAGCTGCTCGCCACCTCGCTGCCGGACGACCCGTATCTGCAGAGCCTGCTGTTCGCGTACTTCCCCACCGCGCTGCGTGAGAAGTTCCGCGAGCAGATCGAGGCGCACGCGCTGCGCCGTGAGATCGTGACGACCGTCCTGGTCAACGACACGGTCAACACGGGTGGTACGAGCTTCCTGCACCGCCTCCGTGAGGAGACGGGCGCGTCCCTGGAGGAGATCGTCCGGGCGCAGACCGCGGCCCGCGCGATCTTCGAGTCGAGCAAGGTGTGGGACGCGGTGGAGGCGCTCGACAATGTCGTCGCCGCCGACGTCCAGACCAGGATCCGGCTGCACTCGCGCCGTCTCGTCGAGCGGGGCACGCGCTGGCTGCTCAACAACCGGCCGCAGCCGCTCCAGCTCGCCGAGAACATCTCCTTCTTCCGCGAGGGGGTCGCGCAGGTCTGGGGCGAGCTGCCCAAGCTGCTGCGCGGTGCGGACCTGGAGTGGTACCAGCAGATCTTCGAGGAGCTGACGGGCGCCGGCGTCCCCGAGGAGCTGGCCACGCACGTGGCCGGGTTCTCCTCGGCCTTCCCGACGCTGGACATCGTCGCGGTGGCCGACCGCACCGGCAAGAACCCGATGTCCGTCGCCGAGGTCTACTACGACCTCGCCGACCGCCTGAACATCACCCAGCTCATGGACCGCATCATCGAGCTCCCGCGTGCCGACCGCTGGCAGTCCATGGCCCGCGCCTCGATCCGCGAGGACCTGTACGCGGCCCACGCGGCGCTCACCGCGGACGTGCTCGCCGTCGGCAACGGCACCTCGACCCCGGAGCAGCGCTTCAAGGCCTGGGAGGAGAAGAACGCGGCGATCCTGGGCCGCGCCCGCACCACCCTGGAGGAGATCCAGACCTCGGACTCGTTCGATCTGGCGAACCTGTCGGTGGCGATGCGCACGATGCGGACGCTGCTGCGGACGCACTCGTAG
- a CDS encoding DJ-1/PfpI family protein, giving the protein MTPKILMVTGDAAESLEVLYPYQRLREEGYEVHIAAPTRKQLRFVVHDFEPGFDTYTEKPGYTWPADLAFSEVDPGQYAALVIPGGRAPEYLRNDPELRKILKSFFDADKPVAQICHGPLLTAAADALSGRRVTAYPALELDMQAAGATFQDAEAVVDGTLVSARAWPDHPAWMREFLKVLRAKAPVG; this is encoded by the coding sequence ATGACACCGAAGATCCTGATGGTCACCGGCGACGCGGCGGAATCACTGGAGGTCCTGTACCCCTACCAGCGCCTGCGCGAGGAGGGCTACGAGGTCCATATCGCGGCCCCCACCCGCAAGCAGCTCCGCTTCGTGGTCCACGACTTCGAACCCGGTTTCGACACGTACACGGAGAAGCCCGGCTACACCTGGCCCGCCGACCTCGCGTTCTCCGAGGTCGACCCCGGCCAGTACGCCGCCCTGGTGATCCCGGGCGGCCGCGCGCCCGAGTACCTCCGCAACGACCCCGAACTCCGCAAGATCCTCAAGTCCTTCTTCGACGCCGACAAGCCCGTGGCCCAGATCTGCCACGGCCCGCTCCTCACGGCCGCCGCCGACGCCCTGAGCGGCCGCCGCGTCACCGCGTACCCGGCACTGGAACTGGACATGCAGGCCGCCGGAGCGACCTTCCAGGACGCGGAGGCGGTGGTCGACGGCACCCTCGTGTCCGCCCGCGCCTGGCCGGACCACCCGGCCTGGATGCGCGAGTTCCTCAAGGTACTGAGGGCGAAGGCACCGGTGGGCTGA
- a CDS encoding HAD family hydrolase: MGKQGAAAHIVWDWNGTLFHDNAAIIGATNAAFAELGLEPLTLERYRELYCVPVPKFYERLMGRLPTDAEWEVMDDTFHRYYAEHRVTCELTEGASTLLADWRSAGRSQSLLSMYVHEELVPLVRGFGIEPHFVRVEGRVGPSGGSKAEHMVRHIGSLAGVDPERTVVIGDAADDAVAALHVGARAVLYTGGSHSRASLEGVGVPVVDSLEEAVEEAERLMAA, encoded by the coding sequence ATGGGGAAGCAGGGCGCAGCAGCGCACATCGTGTGGGACTGGAACGGGACGCTGTTCCACGACAACGCCGCGATCATCGGAGCGACGAACGCGGCGTTCGCCGAGTTGGGGTTGGAGCCGCTCACGCTCGAGCGGTACCGGGAGTTGTACTGCGTGCCGGTGCCGAAGTTCTACGAGCGGCTGATGGGGCGGCTGCCGACCGATGCCGAGTGGGAGGTCATGGACGACACCTTTCATCGGTACTACGCGGAGCACCGCGTGACGTGCGAGCTCACCGAGGGGGCGTCGACCTTGCTCGCGGACTGGCGGTCGGCGGGGCGCAGCCAGTCGCTGTTGAGCATGTATGTGCACGAGGAACTGGTGCCGCTGGTCAGGGGGTTCGGGATCGAGCCGCACTTCGTGCGCGTGGAGGGGCGGGTCGGGCCGTCCGGCGGCAGCAAGGCCGAGCACATGGTGCGCCACATAGGCTCGCTCGCCGGCGTGGACCCGGAGCGCACGGTGGTGATCGGGGACGCCGCCGACGACGCGGTGGCCGCGCTGCACGTGGGGGCGCGCGCCGTGCTCTACACCGGCGGTTCGCACAGTCGCGCGAGCCTCGAAGGGGTCGGCGTGCCCGTGGTGGACAGCCTGGAGGAGGCGGTCGAGGAGGCCGAGCGACTGATGGCGGCGTAG
- a CDS encoding DUF6912 family protein, with translation MRVYVPLTLSGLAEAYKTGELAAGPVVAYAVTPALREWYLSDDIEELEYAALNRAALASLRLLTGEPGAVRRRVVVAVDVPDRAAVADPDRGLDPVALGEVRVSGPVALSKAAAVHVDADDAGEDVSAAVDALGAADHGDDDAQFIVDGAEDHELLWFATQEIPNLVGLED, from the coding sequence ATGCGCGTCTACGTCCCCCTGACCCTCTCCGGTCTCGCCGAGGCGTACAAGACGGGGGAGCTGGCGGCGGGACCGGTCGTCGCGTACGCCGTCACGCCCGCGTTGCGCGAGTGGTACCTCTCCGACGACATCGAGGAACTCGAGTACGCGGCGCTGAACCGGGCCGCGCTGGCTTCGCTGCGGCTGCTCACGGGGGAGCCGGGGGCCGTGCGGCGGCGGGTGGTCGTCGCGGTCGACGTTCCCGACCGGGCCGCGGTCGCCGATCCCGACCGGGGACTCGATCCGGTGGCGCTCGGTGAGGTGCGGGTGTCGGGGCCCGTGGCCCTGTCCAAGGCGGCCGCGGTGCACGTGGACGCCGATGACGCCGGGGAGGACGTCTCGGCCGCCGTGGACGCGCTCGGGGCGGCCGATCACGGGGACGACGACGCGCAGTTCATCGTGGACGGGGCCGAGGACCACGAGTTGTTGTGGTTCGCGACGCAGGAGATCCCCAACCTGGTGGGGCTGGAGGACTGA
- a CDS encoding Rv3235 family protein: MNKVMTRTKRRPGTRPPGRHDTRRPGTTPPRTPGAGAPRPAPGDSPPQAPPEEAASRALLLSPRPSPPSSPPPQPRPTDLFADRLLAVLSGRRPVHCMLRHTAGRAYDELAWLAERGPLRTRGTRPVVRDIGYYVPRPGAIEAFARIGAGDRLRAMAFRLEQGPDLRWRCTAVELGGPRMPRPDDD; encoded by the coding sequence ATGAACAAGGTGATGACCAGGACGAAGCGCCGCCCGGGCACCCGCCCACCCGGCCGCCACGACACCCGGCGCCCCGGCACCACCCCACCGCGCACCCCGGGCGCGGGCGCACCCCGCCCGGCCCCGGGAGACAGCCCACCGCAGGCGCCCCCGGAGGAGGCCGCATCCCGCGCCCTCCTCCTGTCCCCGCGGCCGTCGCCGCCGTCCTCACCGCCGCCGCAGCCCCGCCCCACCGACCTCTTCGCCGACCGCCTCCTCGCCGTGCTCAGCGGCCGACGCCCCGTCCACTGCATGCTGCGCCACACCGCGGGCCGGGCCTACGACGAGCTGGCCTGGCTCGCCGAACGCGGCCCCCTGCGCACCCGCGGCACCCGCCCGGTCGTCCGCGACATCGGCTACTACGTGCCACGGCCCGGCGCGATCGAGGCCTTCGCCCGCATCGGCGCGGGCGACCGGCTCCGCGCGATGGCCTTCCGCCTGGAACAGGGCCCCGACCTCCGCTGGCGCTGCACGGCGGTGGAACTGGGCGGCCCCCGCATGCCCCGCCCGGACGACGACTGA
- the secA gene encoding preprotein translocase subunit SecA, producing MSVLSKIMRAGEGKILRKLHRIADQVNSIEEDFVDLSDAELRALTDEYKQRYADGESLDDLLPEAFATVREAAKRVLGQRHYDVQMMGGAALHLGYVAEMKTGEGKTLVGTLPAYLNALSGDGVHLITVNDYLAERDSEMMGRVHKFLGLTVGCILANMTPAQRREQYACDITYGTNNEFGFDYLRDNMAWSQDELVQRGHNFAIVDEVDSILVDEARTPLIISGPADQATKWYGDFAKLVTRLKKGEAGNPLKGLEETGDYEVDEKKRTVAIHEPGVSKVEDWLGIDNLYESVNTPLVGYLNNAIKAKELFKKDKDYVVIDGEVMIVDEHTGRILAGRRYNEGMHQAIEAKEGVDIKDENQTLATITLQNFFRLYGKLSGMTGTAMTEAAEFHQIYKLGVVPIPTNKPMVRKDQSDLIYRTEVAKFDAVVDDIAEKHEKGQPILVGTTSVEKSEYLSQQLSKRGIQHEVLNAKQHDREAPIIAQAGRRGAVTVATNMAGRGTDIKLGGNPDDLAEAELRQRGLDPEEHIEEWAAALPAALEKAEQAVKAEFEEVKELGGLYVLGTERHESRRIDNQLRGRSGRQGDPGESRFYLSLGDDLMRLFKAQMVERVMSMANVPDDVPIENKMVTRAIASAQSQVEQQNFETRKNVLKYDEVLNRQREVIYGERRRVLEGEDLQEQIQHFMDDTIDAYIAAETAEGFAEEWDLDRLWGAFKQLYPVKVTVDELEEAAGDRAGLTAEFISESIKDDIHEQYAAREEQLGSEIMRELERRVVLSVLDRKWREHLYEMDYLQEGIGLRAMAQKDPLVEYQREGFDMFSAMMDGIKEESVGYLFNLEVQVEQQVEEVPVEDAAPSLEKREDVVPAGARPEIRAKGLDAPQRPDRLHFSAPTVDGEGGIVEGDFANDDDEPVRSEADGLTRAERRKQQKSNGRRRKK from the coding sequence GTGTCCGTCCTCTCGAAGATCATGCGTGCAGGCGAAGGCAAGATCCTGCGCAAGCTGCACCGCATCGCGGACCAGGTCAACTCCATCGAAGAGGACTTCGTCGACCTCTCCGACGCCGAGCTGCGCGCCCTCACTGATGAGTACAAGCAGCGGTATGCGGATGGGGAGAGCCTGGACGACCTGCTCCCCGAGGCCTTCGCCACCGTGCGTGAGGCCGCCAAGCGTGTCCTCGGACAGCGTCACTACGACGTGCAGATGATGGGTGGCGCCGCGCTCCACCTCGGCTACGTCGCGGAGATGAAGACCGGCGAGGGCAAGACCCTCGTCGGCACGCTGCCCGCGTATCTGAACGCCCTCTCCGGAGACGGCGTTCACCTGATCACGGTCAACGACTATCTGGCCGAGCGCGACTCCGAGATGATGGGTCGCGTCCACAAGTTCCTGGGCCTGACCGTCGGCTGCATCCTCGCCAACATGACGCCGGCCCAGCGCCGTGAGCAGTACGCGTGCGACATCACGTACGGCACGAACAACGAGTTCGGCTTCGACTACCTGCGCGACAACATGGCCTGGTCGCAGGACGAACTCGTCCAGCGGGGCCACAACTTCGCGATCGTCGACGAGGTCGACTCCATCCTCGTCGACGAGGCCCGTACGCCGCTCATCATCTCCGGGCCGGCCGACCAGGCCACCAAGTGGTACGGGGACTTCGCCAAGCTGGTCACCCGGCTGAAGAAGGGCGAGGCCGGCAACCCCCTCAAGGGCCTCGAGGAGACCGGGGACTACGAGGTCGACGAGAAGAAGCGCACCGTCGCCATCCACGAGCCCGGCGTCTCCAAGGTCGAGGACTGGCTGGGCATCGACAACCTGTACGAGTCGGTGAACACGCCGCTGGTGGGCTACCTGAACAACGCCATCAAGGCCAAGGAGCTCTTCAAGAAGGACAAGGACTACGTCGTCATCGACGGCGAAGTCATGATCGTCGACGAGCACACCGGCCGTATCCTCGCCGGCCGCCGCTACAACGAGGGCATGCACCAGGCGATCGAGGCGAAGGAAGGGGTGGACATCAAGGACGAGAACCAGACGCTCGCCACGATCACCCTGCAGAACTTCTTCCGCCTCTACGGCAAGCTCTCCGGCATGACCGGTACGGCGATGACCGAGGCCGCCGAGTTCCACCAGATCTACAAGCTCGGCGTCGTCCCGATCCCGACCAACAAGCCGATGGTCCGCAAGGACCAGTCGGACCTGATCTACCGCACCGAGGTCGCCAAGTTCGACGCGGTGGTCGACGACATCGCCGAGAAGCACGAGAAGGGCCAGCCGATCCTCGTCGGTACGACGTCGGTCGAGAAGTCCGAGTACCTTTCGCAGCAGCTCTCGAAGCGGGGCATCCAGCACGAGGTGCTGAACGCGAAGCAGCACGACCGTGAGGCCCCGATCATCGCCCAGGCGGGCCGCCGGGGCGCTGTGACCGTCGCCACGAACATGGCCGGTCGAGGCACGGACATCAAGCTCGGCGGCAACCCCGATGACCTCGCCGAGGCGGAGCTGCGTCAGCGGGGCCTCGACCCCGAGGAGCACATCGAGGAGTGGGCCGCAGCCCTCCCCGCCGCCCTGGAGAAGGCCGAGCAGGCCGTCAAGGCGGAGTTCGAAGAGGTCAAGGAGCTCGGCGGGCTCTACGTGCTGGGCACCGAGCGCCACGAGTCGCGTCGTATCGACAACCAGCTGCGCGGTCGTTCCGGCCGTCAGGGCGACCCGGGCGAGTCCCGCTTCTACCTGTCGCTCGGTGACGACCTGATGCGCCTGTTCAAGGCCCAGATGGTCGAGCGCGTGATGTCGATGGCCAACGTGCCGGACGACGTGCCGATCGAGAACAAGATGGTCACGCGCGCGATCGCCTCCGCCCAGTCGCAGGTCGAGCAGCAGAACTTCGAGACGCGCAAGAACGTTCTGAAGTACGACGAGGTGCTCAACCGGCAGCGTGAGGTCATCTACGGCGAGCGCCGCCGTGTCCTGGAGGGCGAGGACCTCCAGGAGCAGATCCAGCACTTCATGGACGACACGATCGACGCCTACATCGCGGCCGAGACCGCCGAGGGCTTCGCCGAGGAGTGGGACCTGGACCGGCTGTGGGGCGCCTTCAAGCAGCTCTACCCGGTGAAGGTCACCGTCGACGAGCTGGAGGAGGCGGCCGGCGACCGTGCCGGTCTGACCGCCGAGTTCATCTCCGAGTCCATCAAGGACGACATCCACGAGCAGTACGCGGCCCGTGAGGAGCAGCTCGGCTCCGAGATCATGCGGGAGCTGGAGCGGCGGGTCGTCCTGTCGGTCCTCGACCGCAAGTGGCGCGAGCACCTCTACGAGATGGACTATCTCCAGGAGGGCATCGGCCTGCGCGCCATGGCGCAGAAGGACCCGCTGGTCGAGTACCAGCGCGAGGGCTTCGACATGTTCTCCGCCATGATGGACGGCATCAAGGAGGAGTCCGTCGGCTACCTGTTCAACCTGGAGGTTCAGGTCGAGCAGCAGGTCGAGGAGGTTCCGGTCGAGGACGCCGCGCCGTCGTTGGAGAAGAGGGAGGACGTCGTGCCCGCGGGTGCGCGTCCCGAGATTCGCGCCAAGGGGCTCGACGCCCCGCAGCGTCCCGACCGGCTGCACTTCTCCGCGCCGACCGTGGACGGTGAGGGCGGCATCGTCGAGGGCGACTTCGCCAACGACGACGACGAGCCCGTGCGTTCCGAGGCGGACGGCCTCACGCGCGCGGAGCGCCGCAAGCAGCAGAAGAGCAACGGGCGGCGCCGCAAGAAGTGA